One Chitinophaga sp. H8 DNA window includes the following coding sequences:
- a CDS encoding DUF1835 domain-containing protein: MAYLHILNGDATLTSFRQSGVPGDVVICREMMCEGKVKATKDPAVFFESRAKHLEYQYGIDKQTYYTNVVEELEKLKTAGEYEAIILWFEFDLFCQVNMLFVLYYLQSLTSRLPPVSIVAIDDHAEIPDFKGMGMLAPRHFPPLFEQRVLLQPEDLELAATTWNAYCQPAPLDLEVLSNNTSASLPFLGKAMKAHLKRLPSVDNGLNSIEHFFLQRLLLGKYRWYDLYAQFWKEMKIYGLGDFQLDIYVQRMRRAGVIEQNDQQLSITSLGREVLGNEENYIDYVSLQHRWLGGIRLINSPWRWDTAIKRVVAITLAK; the protein is encoded by the coding sequence ATGGCATATCTGCACATTTTAAATGGCGATGCTACCCTTACCTCTTTCCGGCAGAGTGGCGTGCCCGGAGATGTAGTGATATGCCGGGAGATGATGTGCGAAGGAAAAGTAAAAGCTACAAAAGACCCCGCTGTTTTTTTTGAATCCCGTGCCAAACACCTGGAATACCAATACGGTATCGACAAACAAACCTATTATACCAATGTAGTTGAGGAGCTGGAAAAGCTCAAAACAGCCGGCGAATATGAAGCAATCATCCTCTGGTTTGAATTCGACCTGTTCTGTCAGGTCAATATGCTGTTTGTGCTTTATTACCTGCAATCTTTAACCAGCCGGCTACCCCCTGTCAGCATTGTGGCGATAGATGACCATGCGGAAATCCCTGACTTTAAAGGAATGGGGATGTTGGCGCCCCGGCACTTTCCACCCTTATTTGAGCAACGTGTGTTACTGCAGCCGGAAGACCTGGAGCTGGCAGCTACTACCTGGAACGCTTACTGCCAACCGGCTCCTTTGGACCTCGAAGTACTGAGTAACAATACCTCCGCCAGTCTGCCCTTTCTGGGGAAAGCGATGAAGGCACACCTCAAAAGATTACCTTCCGTAGATAACGGCCTGAATAGCATAGAACATTTTTTTCTGCAAAGGCTACTGCTAGGCAAATACCGGTGGTATGATTTGTACGCGCAGTTCTGGAAAGAGATGAAAATATATGGTCTGGGCGATTTCCAACTGGACATTTATGTGCAGCGTATGCGCCGCGCCGGAGTGATTGAACAAAATGATCAGCAGCTGTCTATCACCAGCCTGGGCCGGGAAGTCCTGGGCAATGAAGAAAATTACATCGATTATGTATCCCTCCAGCACCGCTGGCTGGGAGGTATCCGGCTGATCAATAGCCCCTGGCGTTGGGATACCGCCATCAAAAGAGTAGTAGCCATCACCCTCGCCAAATAA
- a CDS encoding TPM domain-containing protein, with translation MKVFRWLLMGMFLVTGLLTQAQQIPARPSPPHLVNDFAGVLVRSEIDALENKLVAYSDSTSNQIAIVTLKTVGDYDISEVAIKILRDWGIGVKGRNNGLLILVAVEDRKIRIETGYGLEGAIPDAIANRIIDEVITPQFRQEHYYQGLDQAVDVIQKAAAGEYQGIPRKQGDGMSSFTVFIIIMAIVILISIMGRGGNGGDRGGRGTTFSRRGAGWLFPIGGLGGFGGGSGGGFGGGGGGFGGFGGGSGGGGGASGSW, from the coding sequence ATGAAGGTATTTCGCTGGTTATTGATGGGGATGTTTTTGGTAACAGGATTGTTGACGCAAGCGCAGCAAATTCCGGCCAGACCCTCCCCCCCGCACTTGGTGAATGATTTTGCAGGCGTATTGGTACGGTCAGAGATCGATGCACTGGAAAATAAGCTGGTAGCTTACAGCGACAGTACCTCCAATCAAATAGCCATCGTTACCCTGAAAACAGTAGGGGATTATGATATCAGTGAAGTAGCTATTAAAATACTCCGTGACTGGGGCATCGGTGTTAAAGGCCGGAACAATGGCCTGCTGATACTGGTAGCAGTAGAAGACCGGAAGATACGGATTGAAACAGGCTATGGGCTGGAAGGGGCCATTCCTGATGCCATCGCCAACCGTATTATTGATGAGGTGATTACCCCGCAGTTCCGGCAGGAACATTATTATCAGGGTCTTGATCAGGCAGTAGATGTTATTCAGAAAGCCGCGGCAGGCGAGTACCAGGGAATTCCCCGTAAACAGGGAGATGGTATGAGCAGCTTTACCGTTTTTATTATCATCATGGCGATCGTGATCCTTATTTCTATCATGGGCCGGGGAGGTAATGGCGGAGACCGTGGCGGACGGGGCACCACTTTCAGCCGCAGGGGCGCCGGCTGGCTATTTCCGATTGGAGGCCTGGGTGGCTTCGGCGGAGGATCCGGTGGCGGTTTTGGCGGCGGTGGTGGTGGTTTCGGAGGCTTTGGCGGCGGATCAGGCGGCGGCGGTGGCGCCAGCGGCAGCTGGTAA
- a CDS encoding TPM domain-containing protein, with translation MSIFPFKRKEIFTETEKSRLVDAIRVAERLTSGEIRLFVESRCTYVDPMDRAREAFLSLGMEKTKQRNGVLVYIAVKDHQFAILGDQGIHDKVGDDFWQAEATTLRHHLSGNKMIEGIETCIREIGESLQLHFPYEAGDDTNELPDDIVFGR, from the coding sequence ATGTCCATCTTTCCGTTCAAGAGAAAAGAGATCTTTACTGAAACCGAAAAAAGCCGGCTGGTAGATGCTATCCGCGTAGCTGAACGGCTCACTTCCGGTGAAATCAGACTGTTTGTAGAAAGCAGGTGCACCTACGTAGATCCAATGGATAGAGCCAGGGAAGCTTTTCTGTCATTGGGGATGGAAAAAACCAAACAACGGAACGGCGTACTGGTATACATCGCTGTAAAAGATCATCAGTTTGCTATCCTGGGCGACCAGGGTATTCATGATAAGGTAGGGGATGACTTCTGGCAGGCAGAAGCTACCACACTTCGTCATCACCTGTCCGGCAACAAAATGATTGAAGGTATTGAAACCTGCATCCGGGAAATAGGAGAATCTTTACAACTTCATTTCCCTTATGAAGCTGGTGATGATACCAATGAGCTTCCGGATGATATTGTCTTTGGGCGATAA
- a CDS encoding LemA family protein, translated as MKKGIIVIVVLVLLGMFGCGKYNGLVKQDENVKNKWGAVQSQYQRRSDLIPNLVSTVKGAADFEKTTLTEVMEARAKATQVTIDADNLTPEKIQQFQQAQGQLGAALGRLLAVSENYPTLQANQNFRDLQAQLEGTENRITVARNDFNNAVNEYNSTVRVFPGNLVAGIAGFKQKGYFQAQPGSENAPKVQF; from the coding sequence ATGAAAAAAGGAATTATTGTAATCGTCGTGTTAGTGCTGTTAGGGATGTTCGGTTGTGGGAAGTATAATGGGTTAGTGAAGCAGGATGAAAATGTGAAGAATAAATGGGGAGCCGTACAAAGCCAGTATCAGCGCCGTTCAGATCTGATCCCTAACCTGGTAAGCACCGTAAAGGGGGCAGCAGATTTTGAAAAGACCACCCTTACGGAAGTAATGGAAGCCCGTGCAAAAGCTACACAGGTAACCATTGATGCCGACAATCTGACACCTGAAAAGATTCAGCAATTTCAGCAGGCACAGGGGCAATTAGGTGCCGCTTTAGGCCGTTTGTTGGCTGTTTCTGAAAATTATCCAACCCTGCAGGCCAATCAGAACTTCCGCGATCTGCAGGCACAGCTGGAAGGAACGGAAAACAGGATCACCGTAGCCCGCAACGACTTTAACAATGCCGTAAATGAATACAACAGTACGGTAAGGGTGTTCCCCGGCAATCTGGTGGCAGGTATTGCCGGATTTAAGCAAAAAGGCTACTTCCAGGCACAACCAGGTTCAGAGAATGCACCTAAAGTACAGTTCTAA
- a CDS encoding response regulator, with protein MSAPHIHILYIDDEVHNLNAFKASFRRLYTVFTANSAEEAEKLLLEHEFHIIISDQRMPKMTGIEFFESILDRYPEPIRMLLTGYADINAVIDAINKGQVYKYFSKPWNEEELKHNIDKAFEVYSLRKENKELTAKLLDVNEKLEFLLRQKLIS; from the coding sequence ATGAGTGCACCACATATTCACATCCTGTATATTGATGATGAAGTACATAACCTGAATGCATTTAAAGCTTCTTTCAGAAGACTTTACACGGTATTCACCGCCAACTCTGCAGAAGAGGCTGAAAAGCTGTTACTGGAACACGAATTTCATATCATCATCTCTGATCAGCGCATGCCTAAGATGACAGGCATTGAATTTTTTGAGTCCATCCTGGACAGGTACCCGGAACCTATCCGTATGCTGCTGACCGGCTATGCAGATATCAACGCGGTAATAGATGCGATCAACAAAGGACAGGTATATAAATATTTTTCCAAACCCTGGAATGAGGAAGAACTGAAACATAATATTGACAAAGCCTTTGAAGTATATTCTCTCCGTAAGGAAAATAAAGAACTGACCGCAAAACTGCTCGATGTCAATGAAAAGCTTGAATTTTTACTGCGGCAAAAGCTGATTTCCTGA
- a CDS encoding dipeptidase, with amino-acid sequence MQVWKDYQAQHQNRFLDELLALLRIPSVSADTRHNEDTKTCAAAVKQRLIEAGADKVEVCPTAGHPIVYGEKIIDAALPTVLVYGHYDVQPPDPLDLWHSGPFEPVIKEGNIYARGSADDKGQFYMHVKAFEIMMQTNTLPCNIKFMIEGEEEVGSANLGIFLKENKERLKADVVLISDTSMLSMENPSIDTGLRGLAYMEVEVTGPNRDLHSGVYGGAVANPATILCQMIASLHDANNHITIPGFYDQVAALDATERAALNQAPFDEAAYKKDLGVNELWGEKGYTTIERTGIRPTLEVNGIWGGYTGEGSKTVLPSKAAAKISMRLVPNQDWIQISELFKAHFEKIAPACVQVKVTAHHGGSPYVTPIDHVAFKAASQAIQATFGKAPIPVRGGGSIPIVALFEKELGLKTILMGFGLDSDNLHSPNEKYGLENYYKGIETIPYFHQYFAEMSKK; translated from the coding sequence ATGCAAGTTTGGAAAGATTACCAGGCGCAACACCAAAACAGATTCCTGGACGAATTATTAGCATTATTACGTATACCTTCCGTAAGTGCAGATACCCGTCATAACGAAGACACCAAAACATGTGCAGCAGCAGTAAAGCAGCGTTTGATCGAAGCCGGAGCAGATAAAGTGGAAGTATGCCCCACTGCCGGTCATCCTATTGTATATGGCGAAAAGATCATTGACGCCGCCTTACCTACCGTACTGGTATATGGTCACTATGATGTACAACCGCCTGATCCGCTGGACCTGTGGCACAGCGGTCCTTTTGAACCGGTGATCAAAGAAGGTAACATCTACGCCAGAGGCAGTGCAGACGATAAAGGCCAGTTTTACATGCACGTGAAAGCTTTTGAAATCATGATGCAAACCAACACGCTGCCCTGCAACATCAAATTTATGATCGAAGGGGAAGAGGAAGTAGGTTCTGCCAATCTTGGCATTTTCCTGAAAGAAAACAAGGAACGCCTGAAAGCAGATGTAGTACTGATTTCAGATACTTCCATGCTGAGCATGGAAAACCCATCTATAGATACCGGCTTACGTGGCCTGGCATATATGGAAGTGGAAGTAACCGGTCCTAACCGCGACTTACACAGTGGTGTATATGGTGGCGCCGTAGCTAACCCCGCTACCATCCTGTGCCAGATGATCGCGTCCCTGCATGATGCCAACAACCATATTACCATCCCCGGATTTTATGATCAGGTAGCAGCACTGGATGCCACAGAAAGAGCCGCTTTAAACCAGGCTCCTTTTGATGAGGCGGCCTATAAGAAAGACCTGGGCGTAAATGAACTGTGGGGCGAAAAAGGTTATACTACTATCGAAAGAACCGGTATCCGTCCTACCCTGGAAGTAAACGGTATCTGGGGTGGTTACACCGGCGAAGGCTCTAAAACCGTATTGCCTTCCAAAGCTGCGGCCAAGATCTCTATGCGCCTGGTACCAAATCAGGACTGGATCCAGATCTCCGAACTGTTTAAAGCGCATTTTGAAAAGATAGCACCTGCCTGCGTACAGGTAAAAGTAACGGCACACCATGGTGGCAGCCCTTATGTAACGCCTATTGATCATGTAGCATTTAAGGCTGCCAGCCAGGCTATCCAGGCTACCTTTGGGAAAGCGCCTATTCCCGTACGTGGCGGTGGCAGTATTCCTATCGTAGCACTCTTTGAAAAAGAGCTGGGCTTAAAAACCATTCTCATGGGCTTTGGACTGGATAGTGATAACCTGCATTCTCCTAATGAAAAATATGGCCTGGAAAACTATTACAAGGGTATCGAAACCATCCCTTATTTCCACCAGTATTTTGCAGAGATGAGCAAAAAGTAA
- a CDS encoding glycoside hydrolase family 71/99-like protein, which yields MKKMSRLTAMLALLVVWSSLNKPAIAQSSPQAPREAVYDETGCLYTAYKNLVMAGYQGWFAAQGDASERGWYHYQNGHCGGFLPGCAAVDFWPDITDYTKKYRSPFQFADGTPAYLYSPYDEESVDLHFKWMQDYGIDGVFMQRFVGEIKATNPKGKRHFNKVLENALKAAKKYKRAICIMYDLSGCSSADVAYLEQDWEELQTLFRLFDNKENPTYLRHHKKPLVSIWGVGFNDHRKYTIADVDQLVDKLKGPTNKVAVMLGVPYYWRSLKNDTENAPALHTLLKKSDIIMPWAVGRYHPDNYAAVSAVLAGDIAWSKANNVDYVPLVFPGFSWGNLKHNPAVYDAIPRLKGEFLWQQVAGARQAGAQALYVAMFDEIDEGTAIYKCAVAGKLPLHGDKKFVGIEAGLPSDYYLWLTGQAARWFHGETGFTATKSVR from the coding sequence ATGAAAAAGATGTCACGATTAACTGCCATGCTGGCCCTGCTGGTGGTATGGAGTTCTTTAAATAAACCCGCCATAGCACAATCCTCACCTCAGGCACCTCGCGAAGCTGTCTATGATGAAACAGGTTGTTTGTATACCGCTTACAAAAACCTGGTAATGGCTGGCTATCAGGGATGGTTTGCCGCCCAGGGAGATGCGTCAGAAAGAGGCTGGTACCATTATCAGAACGGGCATTGCGGAGGCTTTTTACCTGGTTGTGCTGCTGTTGACTTCTGGCCGGACATTACTGATTACACTAAAAAGTACAGGTCTCCCTTTCAATTTGCAGATGGTACCCCTGCTTATTTATACAGTCCTTATGACGAAGAAAGTGTAGACCTCCATTTTAAATGGATGCAGGATTACGGGATCGACGGCGTGTTTATGCAACGGTTTGTAGGAGAGATCAAAGCCACCAACCCCAAGGGCAAACGGCATTTTAATAAAGTATTGGAAAATGCATTAAAGGCTGCGAAGAAATATAAAAGGGCCATTTGTATCATGTACGATCTCAGCGGTTGCTCCAGCGCAGATGTGGCTTACCTGGAACAGGACTGGGAGGAATTGCAGACATTATTCCGGCTGTTTGACAACAAGGAAAATCCTACTTACCTGCGGCATCATAAGAAACCCCTGGTGAGTATCTGGGGAGTAGGCTTTAATGATCACCGGAAATATACCATTGCGGATGTGGACCAGCTGGTAGATAAACTAAAAGGCCCTACCAACAAGGTAGCTGTTATGCTGGGCGTACCTTATTACTGGAGATCGCTTAAAAACGATACCGAAAATGCCCCTGCCCTGCATACGCTCCTTAAAAAATCGGATATCATCATGCCCTGGGCAGTAGGCCGCTATCACCCGGATAACTATGCTGCTGTATCAGCAGTATTAGCGGGAGATATTGCCTGGAGCAAAGCCAATAACGTAGACTATGTACCCCTGGTTTTTCCCGGTTTCAGCTGGGGCAACCTAAAGCATAATCCCGCTGTTTATGATGCCATCCCACGACTGAAAGGGGAATTTTTATGGCAGCAGGTAGCGGGCGCCAGACAAGCCGGTGCCCAGGCTTTGTATGTAGCCATGTTTGACGAAATAGATGAAGGCACCGCCATCTATAAATGTGCAGTAGCAGGAAAGCTACCCCTGCATGGTGATAAAAAATTTGTAGGTATTGAGGCGGGCCTTCCCTCAGATTATTATTTATGGCTCACCGGGCAGGCGGCCCGCTGGTTTCATGGGGAAACGGGTTTTACGGCTACCAAATCGGTACGGTAA
- a CDS encoding RNA-binding S4 domain-containing protein yields the protein MATSEKLRVDKYLWAIRIFKTRSLASAACESGKVKLNGTAVKPAKPVSLGDKYDIKTEARRWQIEVTGLLANRQAYSEAIKYYADLTPEEDKDFSQRVAVSFYTGKRPSKIGRPTKKERRDLDGFMEGEE from the coding sequence ATGGCAACATCAGAAAAACTCCGTGTAGACAAATACCTTTGGGCCATACGTATCTTTAAAACGAGGTCGCTGGCTTCTGCAGCCTGCGAGAGTGGTAAAGTAAAACTGAATGGCACCGCCGTGAAACCGGCCAAGCCAGTGTCCCTGGGCGATAAATACGATATTAAAACCGAGGCCCGCAGGTGGCAGATCGAAGTAACCGGCTTGCTGGCCAATCGCCAGGCCTACAGCGAGGCTATTAAATACTATGCAGACCTGACCCCGGAGGAAGATAAAGACTTTAGCCAACGGGTGGCTGTCAGCTTTTATACCGGCAAACGCCCCAGCAAAATCGGCCGCCCCACCAAAAAAGAACGCCGCGACCTGGATGGGTTTATGGAGGGGGAGGAATAA
- the lysA gene encoding diaminopimelate decarboxylase translates to MPKLNDVLPADFLVKVADEFGTPVYIYHAEKIKIQYEKLQKAFQKANTRFFYACKSLTNINILKYVNSIGCGLDTVSIQEVQLGLKAGFDPKNIIFTPNCVDLQEIIAAKELGVIINIDNLSILEQFGNKFGDSYPICIRLNPHIMAGGNFKISTGHIDSKFGISIHQLRHIERIVQSTKLKVTGLHMHTGSEIKDVDVFLRGVEIMFEMTQHFPDLESIDLGSGFKVAYQQGDPETDIDLLGKKLSDAFNHFSKTYPRPLQLWFEPGKFLVSQCGYFVVKANVIKQTTANVFVGVNSGFNHLIRPMFYEAFHLIRNISNPKGTERIYTVVGNICETDTFGWDRKINEVREGDYLVFYNAGAYGFEMSSNFNSRLKPAEVLVKDGKPMLIRKRDTLDDLLKNQIELTF, encoded by the coding sequence ATGCCCAAACTAAACGATGTACTTCCTGCCGATTTTCTGGTTAAAGTAGCAGATGAATTCGGTACGCCGGTATACATATACCACGCAGAGAAAATAAAAATCCAATATGAAAAGCTGCAAAAGGCTTTTCAAAAGGCGAATACCCGTTTTTTCTATGCCTGTAAGTCGCTCACCAATATCAACATCCTCAAGTATGTAAATTCCATTGGTTGCGGGCTGGATACAGTATCCATACAGGAAGTACAGCTGGGGCTGAAGGCTGGCTTTGACCCTAAGAACATCATATTTACCCCTAACTGTGTGGATCTGCAGGAAATCATTGCAGCCAAGGAACTGGGGGTGATCATCAATATCGACAACCTGTCTATCCTGGAGCAGTTTGGTAATAAATTTGGCGACAGCTACCCTATTTGCATCCGGTTAAATCCGCATATCATGGCGGGGGGTAATTTTAAAATATCTACCGGGCATATTGACAGCAAATTTGGTATCTCCATTCACCAGCTACGTCATATTGAGCGGATTGTACAATCTACCAAGCTGAAAGTAACGGGCCTGCATATGCATACCGGCTCTGAAATCAAGGATGTAGACGTATTCCTGCGCGGTGTGGAGATTATGTTTGAAATGACACAGCACTTCCCCGATCTGGAATCTATTGACCTGGGAAGCGGCTTTAAAGTAGCTTACCAGCAAGGTGATCCGGAAACCGATATCGATCTGCTGGGTAAAAAACTGTCTGACGCCTTCAATCATTTCAGCAAAACTTATCCCCGCCCGTTACAGCTGTGGTTTGAACCCGGAAAATTCCTGGTAAGCCAATGCGGTTACTTTGTAGTAAAGGCGAATGTGATCAAACAAACTACCGCCAACGTATTTGTAGGAGTGAATTCAGGCTTCAACCACCTGATCCGGCCTATGTTTTACGAAGCTTTCCACCTGATACGCAATATCTCCAATCCTAAGGGAACGGAAAGAATCTATACCGTAGTAGGCAATATCTGCGAAACGGATACCTTTGGCTGGGACCGTAAAATCAATGAAGTAAGAGAAGGGGATTACCTGGTGTTTTATAATGCCGGTGCCTATGGCTTTGAGATGTCGTCCAACTTTAACTCCCGCTTAAAACCTGCGGAAGTACTGGTAAAAGATGGTAAGCCGATGCTGATCCGGAAAAGGGATACGCTGGACGACTTGCTGAAGAACCAGATAGAACTGACCTTTTAA
- a CDS encoding DUF3267 domain-containing protein has product MNAANAIQESLEQKGYLLTEKFSFLGLAAVVREGFAFRNIFIKCYITLLAGITLFVIAAGSYLISTGQTSLSDYLAYFFTGVLSTFLIIPLHEFIHGCMFKYYGARDVRYGFIPKYLMFYAVAHLFTVTYIQFRRIALAPFIIISSGCIIAILLLPLTGKFIALGLLLFHTFCCAGDFGLCAYMFARKEKEIISFDDANEQITYFFCKY; this is encoded by the coding sequence ATGAACGCTGCCAATGCTATACAGGAATCCCTCGAACAAAAGGGATACCTGCTCACGGAGAAGTTTTCTTTTCTGGGCCTGGCAGCAGTAGTACGGGAGGGGTTCGCTTTCAGGAATATTTTTATAAAATGTTATATCACACTGCTGGCAGGTATTACCCTGTTTGTAATAGCTGCCGGCAGTTACCTCATCTCCACCGGTCAAACTTCCCTCAGTGATTACCTGGCCTACTTTTTCACCGGCGTACTGTCTACCTTCCTGATCATCCCCCTGCATGAATTTATTCATGGCTGTATGTTTAAGTATTATGGCGCCCGTGATGTCCGTTATGGCTTTATTCCTAAATACCTCATGTTTTATGCGGTAGCCCATCTTTTTACGGTGACTTATATCCAGTTCAGACGTATTGCACTGGCCCCTTTCATCATTATCTCCTCCGGCTGTATCATCGCCATACTACTCTTACCCCTTACCGGCAAATTCATTGCCCTGGGATTGCTCCTTTTTCATACTTTTTGCTGTGCAGGCGATTTTGGCCTGTGCGCCTATATGTTTGCCCGCAAAGAGAAGGAGATCATTTCCTTTGATGATGCCAATGAACAGATTACCTACTTTTTTTGTAAATATTAA
- a CDS encoding GAF domain-containing protein, protein MKALCAKQGVNSIEPLLESHLSFGPFIESLKERAESTTDIRATFYKYIIEKFEANPATMQPIACTEDLSKYQEYLDLVIAAIFPVTSDPEKDIYGLGVPARLELFYYSDRLKQLFAKGTDQLLVATPEETSLEKVKHDKLTRLYKLIIEKVYNFPVTYLNDIIHPVDIPESGLKKYIKLNIDTRFVDIKLNGELPPFDYAEFCARQLPVEVLMDVLPLSLFRLEGFVIWTVEDVTQEEVLNHMKDLVLNMDQDNEGGSYELLDTIFPTLLDKRGTTAHLVPFPKINGTSVLEEQFCYTDTILGIMGNRKQQRLLFQQLLDYATQHPHPLVVPDVNETTIQSYPFLKHLPHKGIRSFILCPILHQHELLGVLELASPKENDFTQETISRLQAAYPLLVLLLNRSIALLNGRINRVIKEQFTALQPSVEWKFTDAAWQYLSTPEHERKDIGNITFDEVYPLYGAIDIRNSSIQQGNAIREDLLEQLQLVKKTLDQVSKAIHLPLLEELQYKNDSLLNAISTNLQAGEDLKVNEFVDYEIAPVLQHLYESNASLKPVLNQYFSRVDKTEGHVYNHRREYEESLAKVNNVISQYLEKERHSIQQSFPCYFEKYRTDGIEYTIYIGQSIAYEKKFDLLYLRNLRLWQLTSMAQIARITHQLAPELKVPLKTTQLLLMHSSPITISFRNDERRFDVEGAYNIRYEIIKKRIDKVHIKGSSERLTQPGTIAIVFSYGREMEEYRKYIAFLQDKKILKPGLEILDLEELQGVSGLKALRVHVNLEEAVVPAVEGVRIAK, encoded by the coding sequence ATGAAAGCTTTATGTGCAAAACAAGGCGTTAACAGTATAGAACCGCTGCTGGAAAGCCACCTTTCTTTTGGCCCCTTTATCGAGTCGTTAAAGGAAAGGGCGGAAAGCACAACGGATATACGTGCCACATTTTATAAATACATCATTGAAAAGTTCGAGGCCAATCCGGCCACGATGCAGCCTATTGCCTGTACGGAAGACCTGTCTAAATACCAGGAATACCTCGATCTGGTGATTGCGGCTATTTTCCCCGTAACCAGCGATCCGGAGAAGGATATCTATGGCCTGGGCGTACCTGCCCGGCTGGAGCTGTTCTATTACTCCGACCGCCTGAAACAACTTTTTGCCAAAGGGACCGACCAGCTGCTGGTAGCCACCCCGGAAGAAACTTCCCTGGAAAAAGTAAAACACGATAAACTGACCAGGCTATATAAACTGATCATAGAAAAGGTGTACAATTTCCCGGTAACCTATCTCAATGACATTATTCATCCGGTGGATATTCCTGAAAGCGGACTGAAAAAGTATATCAAACTGAATATTGATACCCGGTTTGTAGATATTAAACTAAACGGGGAATTACCTCCTTTCGATTATGCAGAATTTTGTGCCCGGCAGCTCCCGGTAGAAGTATTGATGGATGTCCTGCCTTTGTCCCTTTTCCGCCTGGAAGGCTTTGTGATATGGACTGTAGAAGACGTCACCCAGGAAGAAGTGCTAAACCACATGAAAGACCTGGTACTGAATATGGACCAGGATAATGAGGGCGGCAGCTACGAATTGCTGGATACGATCTTCCCTACATTACTGGATAAGAGAGGCACTACTGCACACCTCGTGCCTTTCCCAAAAATAAACGGCACCAGTGTGCTGGAGGAACAGTTCTGCTATACCGATACCATATTAGGTATTATGGGCAACAGAAAGCAGCAACGCCTGCTTTTTCAGCAACTGCTGGATTATGCTACCCAACATCCTCATCCTTTAGTGGTACCCGATGTAAACGAAACCACTATACAGTCTTACCCCTTCCTGAAACACCTGCCTCACAAAGGTATCAGGAGCTTTATTCTTTGCCCTATCCTGCATCAGCATGAGCTATTAGGCGTACTGGAACTGGCATCGCCCAAAGAGAATGATTTCACACAGGAAACAATAAGCCGGTTGCAGGCTGCTTACCCATTGCTGGTATTGCTCCTGAACCGCAGTATTGCTTTACTGAACGGGCGTATCAACCGGGTTATAAAAGAACAGTTCACGGCATTGCAGCCTTCTGTAGAATGGAAATTTACAGATGCTGCCTGGCAATATCTGTCTACCCCGGAACACGAGCGCAAAGACATCGGCAATATTACTTTTGATGAAGTGTATCCCCTGTATGGTGCAATTGATATCCGTAACTCGTCCATACAACAGGGCAATGCTATCCGCGAAGATCTGCTGGAGCAATTGCAACTGGTAAAGAAAACACTGGACCAGGTAAGTAAAGCGATTCATTTACCCCTGCTGGAAGAATTACAATATAAAAACGACAGCCTGTTAAATGCGATCAGCACCAACCTGCAGGCAGGAGAAGATCTGAAGGTGAATGAATTCGTAGATTATGAAATTGCACCGGTATTACAACACCTGTATGAAAGCAATGCTTCTCTGAAGCCTGTGCTGAACCAGTACTTCTCCAGGGTAGATAAAACGGAAGGGCATGTATACAATCACCGGCGGGAATATGAAGAAAGCCTCGCAAAAGTGAATAATGTTATCAGCCAGTACCTGGAAAAAGAGCGGCACAGTATACAACAATCTTTTCCCTGCTACTTCGAAAAATACCGTACTGACGGTATAGAATATACGATCTATATCGGGCAGTCTATTGCATACGAAAAGAAATTTGACCTGCTGTACCTGCGCAACTTACGGTTGTGGCAATTAACTTCTATGGCGCAGATTGCGAGGATCACACATCAGCTGGCACCAGAGTTGAAAGTACCACTTAAAACCACCCAGTTACTGCTCATGCACAGCTCCCCTATTACCATCAGTTTCCGGAATGACGAACGCCGGTTTGATGTGGAAGGGGCTTATAATATCCGGTACGAAATCATTAAGAAACGTATTGATAAGGTACACATAAAAGGCAGCAGTGAAAGGCTTACACAACCGGGCACTATTGCCATTGTATTTTCTTACGGCCGCGAAATGGAAGAGTACAGAAAGTATATCGCTTTCCTGCAGGATAAAAAGATCCTGAAACCAGGGCTTGAAATACTTGACCTGGAAGAATTACAGGGCGTTAGCGGATTAAAAGCATTAAGGGTGCATGTCAACCTGGAAGAAGCAGTGGTGCCTGCTGTAGAAGGCGTGCGTATTGCAAAGTAA